A genomic region of Vespa crabro chromosome 19, iyVesCrab1.2, whole genome shotgun sequence contains the following coding sequences:
- the LOC124430739 gene encoding protein takeout-like, with the protein MEKYLILFLTFLLNIAYCVSELYIPKLPPFIKICHRSDPNWSRCMKTSIEQIKPYLKEGIPDFHIPPCEPLYIDRLDFNQTTGTSFITSSFTDIKIYNGINFDLKNIKFDVNKNELKLKIYNPYLETVSKYNLNGNIMKLPLSGNGLSSVNLTDTDFFLKIPLERYHEPKTNQEHFRVNDIYVDYNIHNVKLHLNDLFDDDKILTDVMNLFLNDNWKLIANKFKPILEETVAGKFKTIMNNIFSKYPIDTLLPL; encoded by the exons ATGGAGaagtatttgatattatttttgacgTTCCTGTTAAACATTGCATATTGTGTTTCTGAAttatatataccgaaattac CACCGTTCATCAAAATATGTCACCGGAGTGATCCGAATTGGAGCAGATGTATGAAAACCAGTATAGAACAGATAAAACCATATTTAAAAGAAGGAATTCCAGATTTTCATATTCCCCCTTGCGAACCATTATACATTGATCGATTAGATTTCAATCAAACAACTGGTACAAGTTTTATAACCTCTTCTTTCACGGacataaaaatttacaatggAATTAATTTCGATCTAAAGAATATCAA GTTCGAcgtgaataaaaatgaattaaaattgaaaatatataatccaTATTTGGAAACGGTTTCAAAATACAATTTGAACGGAAATATTATGAAGTTACCGCTCTCAGGAAATGGATTATCTTCTGTCAATTTAACCGATACagattttttcttaaaaattccATTAGAACGTTATCATGAACCTAAAACTAATCAGGAACACTTTCGTGTGAACGATATTTACgtcgattataatatacataacgTTAAACTACATTTAAATGATTTGTTCGACGACGACAAAATTCTCACGGACGTAATGaatctatttttaaatgataattggAAATTAATCGCCAACAAATTCAAACCCATTTTGGAGGAAACCGTTGCTGGtaaatttaaaacaataatgaataatattttttctaagtaTCCCATCGATACATTGCTaccattataa
- the LOC124430694 gene encoding uncharacterized protein LOC124430694 isoform X2: MAWLWLCQRLRNILCRGSAIARRKYRARAHKPNSLQPEYILPCSRKDPKFEICVTKTLNHLKPYLVKGIPELNLQPIEPLTIPELGMENGQGAVKVSALFSNITVLGAGNYNMTKVRVDLNTLRIDLHLTIPKVELQGRYEVAGNVLLFPIKSHGDFWALFGDVSAIARIQGAIEIRDGVRYMGLTRLLIDFSLGRARFRIIDELNGDNVIGQAMNQFLNQNAKEIIEEMRPAASSSIAKHFLSFLNTAFRKIPLKVWLRDV, from the exons ATGGCGTGGCTATGGTTATGTCAGAGATTACGTAATATTCTATGCAGAGGATCGGCGATCGCTCGGAGAAAGTACCGAGCCCGCGCTCATAAACCCAACTCGTTACAAC CGGAATACATACTGCCATGTTCACGTAAGGATCCCAAATTTGAAATATGCGTGACGAAAACGTTGAACCATCTGAAGCCTTATTTGGTGAAAG GAATTCCGGAGTTGAATTTGCAACCGATCGAGCCACTAACGATACCAGAATTGGGTATGGAAAATGGGCAAGGTGCAGTTAAAGTTAGTGCACTTTTTTCGAACATCACAGTCTTAGGCGCtggaaattataatatgacgAAAGTACGAGTGGATTTGAATACATTGAGGATCGATCTTCATCTAACTATACCCAAGGTCGAATTGCAAGGTCGTTATGAAGTGGCCGGAAACGTTCTTTTGTTTCCCATTAAAAGTCACGGCGACTTTTGGGCACTTTTTg gTGACGTATCAGCGATAGCACGTATACAAGGAGCGATAGAAATTCGAGATGGTGTACGTTACATGGGACTTACAAGATTACTCATTGATTTTAGTCTTGGCCGTGCAAGATTTCGTATTATCGATGAATTAAATGGTGACAACGTTATAGGCCAAGCGATGAATCAATTTCTCAATCAAAATGCTAAAGAGATAATCGAAGAAATGAGACCGGCCGCTAGCAGTAGCATTGCCAAACACTTCCTATCATTCCTTAACACGGCCTTCAGGAAGATACCACTTAAAGTTTGGTTACGTGACGTATAG
- the LOC124430740 gene encoding uncharacterized protein LOC124430740 isoform X1, translated as MVSIYVFIEICFALILFRNVDSALPPYIKVCKKHDPNINECVMNSIENLREKLAEGIPELDTPAIEPLKLSQIRLLRGPTGARLDINLTDIQVNGPSTFKIRDLKVNTDDVIFTFKVSFEKLNFQGKYQIDATLLLLKLTGEGELVGNFTGYDSDIVLKAQKIYRDNKVYLHFEKMKLNIQISGANLYLNNLFAGDPVLGPASNKIINANSALLIEEIKPVMESSLADLFTNVSNKIVRTFTYDELFPEN; from the exons ATGGTTTCCATCTACGTATTCATCGAAATCTG cTTTGCATTGATTCTATTTAGGAATGTCGACTCTGCATTAC CtccatatataaaagtatgtaAAAAACACGATCCTAATATAAACGAATGTGTAATGAATTCGATTGAGAATCTTCGTGAGAAATTGGCTGAAGGAATTCCTGAACTCGATACACCGGCTATCGAACCATTAAAATTAAGTCAAATTCGTTTATTGAGAGGACCAACTGGCGCTAGGCTCGATATCAATCTTACTGATATTCAG GTGAACGGACCGTCGACGTTTAAAATACGTGATCTCAAGGTGAACACCGATGACGTAATTTTCACATTCAAGGTCAGCTTTGAAAAGCTCAATTTTCAAggaaaatatcaaatagatgctACATTGCTTTTACTCAAGCTTACTGGAGAGGGTGAACTCGTTGGAAATTTCA CTGGATATGATTCCGACATTGTCTTGAAAGCACAGAAAATTTATAGAGACAATAAAGTTTATTTACATTTCGAGAAAATGAAACTAAACATTCAAATTAGTGGTGCTAATCTTTATCTAAACAATTTATTTGCTGGCGATCCAGTTCTAg gACCAGCCagtaataagataataaatgcTAATAGCGCATTATtaatagaagaaattaaaCCAGTGATGGAATCATCGTTAGCTGATCTTTTTACCAatgtttcgaataaaattgtgAGAACCTTTACGTACGACGAACTATTCCCAGAGAATTGA
- the LOC124430740 gene encoding uncharacterized protein LOC124430740 isoform X2, whose amino-acid sequence MLSLINQLSVFVIDCYKSPYIKVCKKHDPNINECVMNSIENLREKLAEGIPELDTPAIEPLKLSQIRLLRGPTGARLDINLTDIQVNGPSTFKIRDLKVNTDDVIFTFKVSFEKLNFQGKYQIDATLLLLKLTGEGELVGNFTGYDSDIVLKAQKIYRDNKVYLHFEKMKLNIQISGANLYLNNLFAGDPVLGPASNKIINANSALLIEEIKPVMESSLADLFTNVSNKIVRTFTYDELFPEN is encoded by the exons atgTTATCTCTAATCAATCAATTATCAGTTTTCGTCATTGAttgttataaat CtccatatataaaagtatgtaAAAAACACGATCCTAATATAAACGAATGTGTAATGAATTCGATTGAGAATCTTCGTGAGAAATTGGCTGAAGGAATTCCTGAACTCGATACACCGGCTATCGAACCATTAAAATTAAGTCAAATTCGTTTATTGAGAGGACCAACTGGCGCTAGGCTCGATATCAATCTTACTGATATTCAG GTGAACGGACCGTCGACGTTTAAAATACGTGATCTCAAGGTGAACACCGATGACGTAATTTTCACATTCAAGGTCAGCTTTGAAAAGCTCAATTTTCAAggaaaatatcaaatagatgctACATTGCTTTTACTCAAGCTTACTGGAGAGGGTGAACTCGTTGGAAATTTCA CTGGATATGATTCCGACATTGTCTTGAAAGCACAGAAAATTTATAGAGACAATAAAGTTTATTTACATTTCGAGAAAATGAAACTAAACATTCAAATTAGTGGTGCTAATCTTTATCTAAACAATTTATTTGCTGGCGATCCAGTTCTAg gACCAGCCagtaataagataataaatgcTAATAGCGCATTATtaatagaagaaattaaaCCAGTGATGGAATCATCGTTAGCTGATCTTTTTACCAatgtttcgaataaaattgtgAGAACCTTTACGTACGACGAACTATTCCCAGAGAATTGA
- the LOC124430694 gene encoding uncharacterized protein LOC124430694 isoform X1, which produces MIHLKNVINIIVLITFVFHGSIICHDFKSDDPGLNEPDFVIPEYILPCSRKDPKFEICVTKTLNHLKPYLVKGIPELNLQPIEPLTIPELGMENGQGAVKVSALFSNITVLGAGNYNMTKVRVDLNTLRIDLHLTIPKVELQGRYEVAGNVLLFPIKSHGDFWALFGDVSAIARIQGAIEIRDGVRYMGLTRLLIDFSLGRARFRIIDELNGDNVIGQAMNQFLNQNAKEIIEEMRPAASSSIAKHFLSFLNTAFRKIPLKVWLRDV; this is translated from the exons ATGATTCATTTGAAAAACGTGATAAATATCATCGTACTGATAACTTTTGTGTTTCACGGATCTATCATCTGTCACGATTTCAAATCGGATGATCCAGGACTCAACGAACCGGATTTTGTTATTC CGGAATACATACTGCCATGTTCACGTAAGGATCCCAAATTTGAAATATGCGTGACGAAAACGTTGAACCATCTGAAGCCTTATTTGGTGAAAG GAATTCCGGAGTTGAATTTGCAACCGATCGAGCCACTAACGATACCAGAATTGGGTATGGAAAATGGGCAAGGTGCAGTTAAAGTTAGTGCACTTTTTTCGAACATCACAGTCTTAGGCGCtggaaattataatatgacgAAAGTACGAGTGGATTTGAATACATTGAGGATCGATCTTCATCTAACTATACCCAAGGTCGAATTGCAAGGTCGTTATGAAGTGGCCGGAAACGTTCTTTTGTTTCCCATTAAAAGTCACGGCGACTTTTGGGCACTTTTTg gTGACGTATCAGCGATAGCACGTATACAAGGAGCGATAGAAATTCGAGATGGTGTACGTTACATGGGACTTACAAGATTACTCATTGATTTTAGTCTTGGCCGTGCAAGATTTCGTATTATCGATGAATTAAATGGTGACAACGTTATAGGCCAAGCGATGAATCAATTTCTCAATCAAAATGCTAAAGAGATAATCGAAGAAATGAGACCGGCCGCTAGCAGTAGCATTGCCAAACACTTCCTATCATTCCTTAACACGGCCTTCAGGAAGATACCACTTAAAGTTTGGTTACGTGACGTATAG
- the LOC124430738 gene encoding uncharacterized protein LOC124430738: MWKYLKILLGFYMLVITKCSLLEMSQMMWAKFLAGGLSKVGQLDPLRVPMVKVDQSEGNTSYRIILRNIEILGLNDSTIESIHVGRGKLRSNLSELEAGYVTYSDLGDLESIRYKFHTVVNNMRNIMNSKDDVATSEFNSSQYNDERFERTMQYQPARQSSYEKSNESNYGSYERQRQARFNERNYQESQRKMAEYTTTDSSYVRNLKIEERMESRRTNDNTKYPSSVHVVYAQSLNNTKANEETNRNDKDEIDCYDGKSNSRESSYLMEKQGSYQMSEQIQKDVKPKSYYEENHEDVNVSASENKEIKLDRPIEGSSISYYNDQRTDYKTNDNVNEKLQRSTERSAGILYFNDRRGDMIDESLKQQTERTTASYYTNQRKDYQRNGNVDGKIEIMSQRSESIKSSNQRLENKPGYIDIIYADEKNSNGVKHFGNMKLQASRETKVYGFEDVMKDIQENARMFIHNFTEGESLTKMNDRIKKALEAKRLKDLERYAENYQEKEGYFEEGMELIYHYGGMGNESKEIRRIKRAHPESDSEDDVMHVIMRIRVPLLRVKSEYMLTGKVGEEILRGNGLLAGNFTDLLGDFTVELKKGNNDSMTVRATRAKLTSKDKSIDLQGMNEEEGPVKSILSQGLMAAEAVAAMLADDLTTKALSEKTADAMVYRMYNDLPMVN; this comes from the exons atgtggaaatacttgaaaatattactaGGATTTTATATGTTAGTTATAACAAAGTGTTCATTATTGGAGATGTCTCAAATGATGTGGGCTAAATTTTTAGCTGGTGGTTTATCAAAAGTTGGTCAATTAGATCCATTGAGAGTGCCAATGGTGAAGGTCGATCAATCCGAAGGGAATACAAGTTATCGTATTATATTGAGAAACATCGAGATATTAGGATTAAACGATTCGACGATAGAAAGTATACACGTGGGACGTGGAAAATTGAGATCTAATCTGAGCGAATTGGAAGCTGGATATGTAACTTACAGTGATCTTGGTGATTTAGAATCAATTCGATACAAATTCCATACGGTTGTTAACAATATgagaaatataatgaatagCAAAGATGACGTTGCAACGAGCGAATTTAATTCGTCACAATATAACGATGAACGATTTGAAAGGACAATGCAATATCAGCCTGCAAGACAATCTTCTtatgaaaaatcaaatgaaagtaATTACGGAAGTTACGAGAGACAACGACAAGCTCGTTTCAATGAACGTAATTATCAAGAATCTCAAAGAAAGATGGCCGAATATACGACAACGGATTCTTCTTACGTAAGAAATTTGAAGATCGAAGAAAGAATGGAAAGTCGTCGTACAaatgataatacaaaatatccCTCGAGCGTTCACGTTGTATACGCGCAAAGTTTAAACAATACTAAAGCCAATGAAGAAactaatagaaatgataaagatGAGATAGATTGTTACGATGGTAAATCTAATTCAAGAGAAAGTTCATACTTGATGGAAAAACAAGGAAGTTATCAAATGTCTGAACAAATTCAAAAAGACGTAAAACCAAAATCATATTACGAAGAAAATCACGAGGATGTTAATGTTTCGGCTTcggagaataaagaaattaaattggaTAGACCGATTGAAGGTTCAAgtatatcgtattataatgATCAACGTACGGATTATAAAACGAACGATAATGTCAATGAAAAATTGCAACGATCGACTGAAAGATCAGCAggtatattgtattttaatgATCGACGAGGCGATATGATCGATGAAAGTTTGAAACAACAAACTGAAAGAACAACTGCATCTTATTATACTAATCAACGTAAGGATTATCAACGTAATGGTAACGTCGatggaaaaattgaaataatgtcACAACGATCGGAATCGATTAAATCCTCTAATCagagattagaaaataaaccgggttatattgatattatttatgccGATGAGAAAAATTCGAATGGAGTTAAACATTTTGGTAACATGAAATTGCAGGCtagtcgagaaacgaaagtttATGGATTTGAGGATGTCATGAAg gATATTCAAGAGAATGCAAGAATgtttattcataattttactGAAGGTGAATCATTGACAAAGATGAATGATCGTATTAAAAAAGCATTAGAAgcgaaaagattaaaagatcTAGAAAGATATGCAGAAAATTatcaagaaaaggaaggatatTTTGAGGAGGGTATGGAATTGATTTATCATTATGGCGGAATGGGAAATGAATCGAAGGAAATTAGACGTATAAAACGTGCACATCCTGAAAGTGATTCAGAG GACGACGTGATGCACGTGATTATGCGAATACGCGTGCCACTTCTTCGCGTGAAATCTGAATACATGCTCACGGGAAAAGTCGGAGAAGAAATTTTGAGGGGGAACGGATTACTAGCCGGAAATTTca cCGATCTTCTCGGTGATTTCACGGTTGAATTGaagaaaggtaataacgattcgATGACGGTACGTGCTACTAGAGCAAAATTAACatcgaaagataaaagtatCGATCTTCAAGGAATGAACGAGGAAGAAGGTCctgtaaaatcgatattaagtCAAG GTTTAATGGCTGCCGAAGCAGTTGCAGCTATGCTTGCCGATGACTTGACAACGAAGGCTCTCAGCGAGAAAACAGCTGATGCTATGGTATATCGCATGTATAATGATCTTCCAatggttaattaa
- the LOC124430742 gene encoding circadian clock-controlled protein daywake-like has product MTIIIGFLTIFAISSRIILAELPPGVTACPRTSDLPTYDKCVLKQLETITPYLAKGIPSLKLPPLDPLLLPSLTVDRNLEALKIKANMSQIRVYGATNFLVEELNANPNDLTVSIKVQLPHVHVKGDYDVHGRLLLLPLNGAGSFKGNFTNTEAKVNAQGKEITDKDGIQRLEIDKLDTKIRVGSGNIKLKAPPSHTVAADAAATFFNSNPRLVLDIASPIIEDTAATISRALAARALGVLTKAELVP; this is encoded by the exons ATGACGATAATCATAGGATTTTTGACAATTTTCGCAATCTCATCAAGGATAATACTCGCCGAATTAC caCCAGGTGTAACAGCTTGTCCACGAACAAGCGATCTTCCAACTTATGACAAATGTGTATTGAAACAATTGGAAACCATAACACCTTATTTGGCAAAGGGTATACCATCGTTGAAATTACCACCATTGGATCCGCTACTTTTGCCATCCCTAACAGTCGATAGAAACTTAGAAGCACTTAAAATAAAAGCGAACATGAGTCAGATACGTGTTTACGGTGCAACAAATTTCTTAGTCGAGGAACTAAATGCAAATCCCAATGATCTAACAGTATCTATAAAGGTACAATTACCTCATGTTCATGTTAAAGGTGATTACGATGTTCATGGTAGACTTTTATTGTTACCACTCAACGGTGCTGGCAGTTTCAAAGGAAATTTCA ctaaTACTGAGGCAAAAGTTAATGCACAAGGGAAAGAAATTACCGACAAGGATGGCATACAAAGGCTAGAGATCGATAAATTAGATACAAAAATTCGTGTTGGGAgtggaaatattaaattgaagGCACCGCCTTCTCATACTGTAGCTG ctGACGCAGCAGCAACATTCTTCAATTCTAATCCACGATTAGTTCTTGACATAGCAAGTCCTATCATCGAGGACACAGCTGCAACGATTAGCAGAGCATTAGCAGCTCGAGCACTCGGTGTTCTTACGAAAGCTGAACTGGTGCCCtaa